The Canis aureus isolate CA01 chromosome 11, VMU_Caureus_v.1.0, whole genome shotgun sequence genome has a segment encoding these proteins:
- the CHST11 gene encoding carbohydrate sulfotransferase 11 isoform X4: MRRNPFGVDICCRKGSRSPLQELYNPTQLELSNTNILHQMRRDQVTDTCRANSALSRKRRVLTPNDLKHLVVDEDHELIYCYVPKVACTNWKRLMMVLSGRGKYSDPMEIPANEAHVSANLKTLNQYSIPEINHRLKSYMKFLFVREPFERLVSAYRNKFTQKYNTSFHKRYGTKIIRRQRKNATQEALRRGDDVRFEEFVAYLIDPHTQREEPFNEHWQTVHSLCHPCHIHYDLVGKYETLEEDSNYVLRLAGVGSYLKFPTYAKSTRTTDEMTTEFFQNISSEHQTQLYEVYKLDFLMFNYSVPSYLKLE; encoded by the coding sequence CTGGAGCTCTCCAACACCAATATCCTGCACCAGATGAGGCGTGACCAGGTCACGGACACCTGTCGCGCCAACAGCGCCCTGAGCCGCAAGCGGCGCGTGCTGACCCCCAACGACCTGAAGCACCTGGTGGTGGACGAGGACCACGAGCTCATCTACTGCTACGTGCCCAAGGTAGCGTGTACCAACTGGAAGCGGCTCATGATGGTGCTCTCGGGCCGGGGCAAGTACAGTGACCCCATGGAGATCCCGGCCAACGAGGCGCACGTGTCAGCCAACCTCAAGACCCTGAACCAGTACAGCATCCCGGAAATCAACCACCGCTTGAAAAGCTACATGAAGTTCCTGTTCGTGCGGGAGCCCTTTGAGCGCCTGGTGTCGGCCTACCGCAACAAGTTCACGCAGAAATACAACACGTCCTTCCACAAGCGCTACGGCACCAAGATCATCCGGCGCCAGCGCAAGAATGCCACCCAGGAGGCGCTGCGCAGGGGTGACGATGTCAGGTTCGAGGAGTTTGTGGCCTATCTCATCGACCCACACACACAGCGCGAGGAGCCTTTCAACGAGCACTGGCAGACAGTGCACTCGCTCTGCCACCCGTGCCACATCCACTACGACCTCGTGGGCAAGTATGAGACGCTGGAGGAGGACTCGAACTACGTCCTGCGGCTGGCGGGCGTGGGCAGCTACCTGAAGTTCCCCACCTATGCCAAGTCTACGAGAACTACTGACGAAATGACCACAGAGTTCTTCCAGAACATCAGCTCAGAGCACCAAACGCAGTTGTATGAAGTCTACAAACTCGATTTTTTAATGTTCAATTACTCAGTGCCAAGCTACCTGAAATTGGAATaa
- the CHST11 gene encoding carbohydrate sulfotransferase 11 isoform X3 — MIMRRNPFGVDICCRKGSRSPLQELYNPTQLELSNTNILHQMRRDQVTDTCRANSALSRKRRVLTPNDLKHLVVDEDHELIYCYVPKVACTNWKRLMMVLSGRGKYSDPMEIPANEAHVSANLKTLNQYSIPEINHRLKSYMKFLFVREPFERLVSAYRNKFTQKYNTSFHKRYGTKIIRRQRKNATQEALRRGDDVRFEEFVAYLIDPHTQREEPFNEHWQTVHSLCHPCHIHYDLVGKYETLEEDSNYVLRLAGVGSYLKFPTYAKSTRTTDEMTTEFFQNISSEHQTQLYEVYKLDFLMFNYSVPSYLKLE; from the coding sequence CTGGAGCTCTCCAACACCAATATCCTGCACCAGATGAGGCGTGACCAGGTCACGGACACCTGTCGCGCCAACAGCGCCCTGAGCCGCAAGCGGCGCGTGCTGACCCCCAACGACCTGAAGCACCTGGTGGTGGACGAGGACCACGAGCTCATCTACTGCTACGTGCCCAAGGTAGCGTGTACCAACTGGAAGCGGCTCATGATGGTGCTCTCGGGCCGGGGCAAGTACAGTGACCCCATGGAGATCCCGGCCAACGAGGCGCACGTGTCAGCCAACCTCAAGACCCTGAACCAGTACAGCATCCCGGAAATCAACCACCGCTTGAAAAGCTACATGAAGTTCCTGTTCGTGCGGGAGCCCTTTGAGCGCCTGGTGTCGGCCTACCGCAACAAGTTCACGCAGAAATACAACACGTCCTTCCACAAGCGCTACGGCACCAAGATCATCCGGCGCCAGCGCAAGAATGCCACCCAGGAGGCGCTGCGCAGGGGTGACGATGTCAGGTTCGAGGAGTTTGTGGCCTATCTCATCGACCCACACACACAGCGCGAGGAGCCTTTCAACGAGCACTGGCAGACAGTGCACTCGCTCTGCCACCCGTGCCACATCCACTACGACCTCGTGGGCAAGTATGAGACGCTGGAGGAGGACTCGAACTACGTCCTGCGGCTGGCGGGCGTGGGCAGCTACCTGAAGTTCCCCACCTATGCCAAGTCTACGAGAACTACTGACGAAATGACCACAGAGTTCTTCCAGAACATCAGCTCAGAGCACCAAACGCAGTTGTATGAAGTCTACAAACTCGATTTTTTAATGTTCAATTACTCAGTGCCAAGCTACCTGAAATTGGAATaa